From a single Nicotiana tomentosiformis chromosome 2, ASM39032v3, whole genome shotgun sequence genomic region:
- the LOC117279663 gene encoding uncharacterized protein, producing MKLFIRSLTRKALTRYTRQDPRNWREWQDQAEDFMNRFRFNTKITTKRFALVNLQKKPSESFREYARRWRSDTARTQPSLDDNELNKHFIRAQEGIYCENMMGQKFPEMVKMGDFLEEGIKSGKIQSMAMLHAAIKAILSGSIGSGKQKKEEVMAIVPYYRSRPPR from the coding sequence ATGAAGTTGTTTATAAGAAGTCTGACAAGAAAAGCGCTTACTAGGTATACCCGGCAAGACCCAAGGAATTGGAGAGAGTGGCAGGACCAGGCGGAGGATTTTATGAATCGCTTCAGATTTAATACCAAGATCACTACAAAAAGGTTCGCTTTGGTGAATTTGCAGAAGAAACCCTCGGAGTCATTTCGAGAGTATGCCCGCCGCTGGCGGTCGGATACCGCCAGGACCCAACCTTCATTGGATGATAATGAGCTAAACAAGCATTTTATCCGGGCCCAAGAGGGGATTTATTGTGAAAATATGATGGGTCAAAAATTTCCCGAGATGGTTAAAATGGGAGATTTCTTGGAAGAAGGTATCAAGTCAGGTAAAATACAGTCAATGGCCATGCTGCATGCTGCCATCAAGGCTATACTATCTGGTTCCATAGGTagtgggaagcagaagaaagAGGAAGTAATGGCAATTGTCCCCTACTATCGGTCAAGGCCCCCTCGCTGA
- the LOC138905844 gene encoding uncharacterized protein, with amino-acid sequence MTSAPVTSPPAQPAQGGAQAVRDRPREGIRSGSGQDRCYAFPTRIEVVASDVVIIGIVSVCHKDAFILVDPRYVSSYFSRYLDMPVSPLFRLFMYILSVGDSIIVECMYRSCAVTIGELEMRVDLSILSMVDFDVILGMDWLSPCYVILDCHAKTVKFAMLVLPRTEWRGYLDYVPSRVISYQKAQRMVGKGCLSYLDFVRDVGGDTPTIDYVPAV; translated from the coding sequence atgacttctgcaccagttacttcaccacccgctcagccagctcaggGTGGAGCTCAGGCAGTTAGAGATCGCCCTAGAGAGGGAATCCGATCAGGCAGCGGTCAGGATCGATGCTATGCGTTTCCTACCAGGATAGAGGTTGTTGCTTCAGACgtagtgatcataggtattgtctcagtatgccacaaggaTGCTTTCATATTAGTTGACCCTAGatatgtttcatcatatttttctcgctATTTGGATATGCCTGTGAGTCCTTTGTTTCGCCTGTTCATGTATATACTTagtgtgggtgattctattattgtggaatgtatgtatcggtcgtgtgcgGTGACCATTGGGGAATTGGAGATGAGAGTTGATCTCTCAAtccttagtatggttgattttgacgtgattctgggcatggattggttgtccccatgttatgttattctggattgtcacgctaagactgtgaagTTTGCAATGCTGGTGTTACCTAGGACCGAGTGGAGAGGTTAtctggactatgttcccagtagggtgatttcatatcagaaggcccaacggatggttgggaaagggtgtttgtcatatttggattttgtgagggatgttggtggtgatactcctactattgattatgttccggCAGTGTGA